Proteins encoded within one genomic window of Chelatococcus sp. HY11:
- a CDS encoding FAD-dependent oxidoreductase, protein MRDSDKPRVAIVGAGPAGTRAAEVLVAAGLHPVVIDEAAANGGRVYQRQPAGFSRTPETLYGFEAKKARAVHGAFDALSGRIDYRPGTLVWNIGQGQLDLMRDGDYDRLAYDRLILATGAMDRVIPLPGWTLPGVTTLGGAQVALKAQGVGIGRRVAFVGTGPLLFLVAYQYAKAGANVALVLDTATFGDKASATPGLLNAPKTFAKGVYYYGWLRSHSVRVVEGAAPCAISGERGVTALAWRDAKGVEQETACDAVAVGWGLKPETQLADLAGVPFAYSERQRGWLPQVDATGRTPLEGVYMAGDGVRIGGADVAELAGARAGWSLLEDIGVAVNRTAIARIDRALAREDRFRRAVEKAGPFPVDLAAGVADETVLCRCERITAGELRATAREEVRLAAPEVNRAKAFTRVGMGRCQGRVCGPAGAEVLAAALGCALPEVGRLRGQSPVKPIPIRADADVVLKAKAS, encoded by the coding sequence ATGAGGGACAGCGACAAGCCGCGCGTCGCCATCGTCGGCGCGGGGCCAGCCGGCACCCGGGCGGCGGAGGTCCTTGTCGCTGCCGGATTGCATCCCGTCGTGATCGACGAGGCCGCCGCCAACGGCGGGCGTGTCTACCAACGCCAGCCGGCGGGCTTTTCCCGCACGCCGGAGACGCTATACGGCTTCGAGGCGAAGAAGGCACGGGCGGTGCACGGCGCGTTCGACGCGCTTTCCGGGCGCATCGACTACAGGCCGGGCACGCTTGTCTGGAATATCGGGCAGGGGCAGCTCGACCTCATGCGTGATGGCGACTACGATCGGCTGGCTTATGACCGGTTGATCCTCGCGACAGGCGCGATGGACCGGGTCATCCCGCTGCCCGGCTGGACGCTGCCGGGTGTCACGACGCTCGGCGGCGCGCAGGTCGCCCTTAAGGCGCAGGGCGTCGGCATCGGGCGGCGGGTCGCCTTCGTCGGCACCGGGCCGCTGCTTTTCCTCGTCGCCTATCAATACGCCAAGGCTGGCGCCAACGTCGCTCTTGTGCTCGATACGGCGACCTTCGGGGACAAGGCCTCGGCGACGCCCGGCCTCCTGAATGCGCCGAAAACCTTCGCCAAGGGTGTCTACTATTACGGCTGGCTGAGGAGCCACAGCGTCCGCGTCGTCGAGGGCGCCGCTCCATGTGCCATCAGCGGAGAACGCGGGGTCACCGCTCTCGCTTGGCGCGATGCCAAGGGTGTGGAGCAGGAAACCGCGTGCGACGCTGTAGCCGTCGGCTGGGGTCTCAAGCCGGAGACCCAGCTCGCGGATCTCGCCGGTGTGCCCTTCGCCTACAGCGAACGCCAGCGCGGCTGGCTACCCCAGGTGGATGCGACGGGGCGCACACCGCTCGAGGGGGTCTATATGGCCGGCGACGGCGTCCGCATCGGCGGCGCCGATGTGGCGGAGTTGGCCGGCGCGCGAGCCGGCTGGTCCCTGCTGGAGGACATTGGCGTCGCCGTGAACAGAACGGCGATCGCAAGGATAGACCGCGCCCTCGCGCGCGAGGACCGTTTCCGCCGGGCGGTGGAGAAGGCGGGTCCGTTCCCGGTGGATCTCGCGGCCGGCGTCGCCGATGAGACCGTGCTGTGTCGCTGTGAGAGAATTACCGCTGGAGAGCTGCGCGCGACCGCCCGCGAGGAAGTCCGGCTGGCCGCGCCCGAGGTCAACCGCGCCAAGGCCTTCACGCGTGTCGGCATGGGCCGCTGCCAGGGGCGAGTCTGCGGTCCCGCGGGCGCGGAGGTTCTGGCGGCGGCGCTCGGCTGCGCCTTGCCGGAGGTGGGCCGTCTGCGCGGTCAGTCACCCGTCAAACCAATCCCTATCCGCGCTGATGCAGATGTGGTGCTCAAGGCGAAAGCATCATGA
- a CDS encoding alcohol dehydrogenase catalytic domain-containing protein: MRAIVCHGPEDYRVEDVGRPRPGDREMVIRIGACGVCASDCKCWSGAKMFWGGESPWVKAPVVPGHEFFGYVEELGVGAAEHFGVAIGDRVIAEQIVPCDRCRYCRSGQYWMCEVHNIFGFQREVAEGGMAEFMRIPATARVHKIPDGISLDDAAIIEPLACAIHTVNRAEVQLDDVLVIAGAGPIGLMMVQVARLKTPRKLVVIDLVPARLELARRFGADVAINPCEDDAWSIVSGLTDGYGCDAYIEATGSPSGVEQGLTLVRKLGRFVEFSVFGAPATVDWSIIGDRKELDVRGAHLGPYCYPIAIDLLARGLVTSEGIVTHRYGLEAWDEAIKVASSLESIKVLMQPESGRSLP, from the coding sequence ATGAGAGCCATCGTTTGTCACGGTCCGGAAGATTATCGCGTCGAAGACGTCGGCCGGCCACGGCCCGGTGATCGCGAGATGGTCATCCGTATCGGTGCTTGCGGCGTTTGCGCCAGCGATTGCAAATGCTGGTCTGGCGCGAAAATGTTCTGGGGTGGGGAGAGCCCGTGGGTGAAGGCGCCAGTCGTCCCGGGCCACGAGTTCTTCGGATATGTTGAAGAGCTCGGCGTGGGTGCCGCCGAACACTTCGGCGTTGCCATCGGGGATCGGGTGATCGCTGAACAGATCGTTCCATGCGACCGCTGCCGCTATTGCCGCTCGGGGCAATACTGGATGTGCGAGGTACACAATATTTTCGGCTTTCAGCGCGAAGTGGCAGAGGGCGGCATGGCCGAATTCATGCGCATTCCCGCGACCGCGCGCGTCCACAAAATACCCGATGGCATTTCGTTGGACGACGCAGCCATCATCGAGCCTCTGGCCTGTGCCATCCATACCGTCAATCGCGCCGAGGTGCAGCTCGACGATGTGCTCGTCATCGCGGGTGCGGGGCCGATCGGCCTGATGATGGTGCAGGTGGCGCGCCTGAAGACACCGCGGAAACTGGTCGTCATCGACCTGGTGCCGGCGCGGCTGGAGCTCGCCCGGCGGTTCGGAGCTGATGTGGCCATCAACCCGTGTGAGGATGATGCTTGGTCGATCGTCAGCGGACTGACCGACGGCTATGGCTGCGACGCCTATATCGAGGCAACCGGCTCGCCGAGCGGTGTCGAACAAGGGCTCACGCTTGTCCGCAAGCTCGGACGTTTCGTGGAGTTCTCTGTCTTCGGCGCGCCAGCCACGGTCGACTGGTCCATCATCGGAGACCGGAAGGAGCTCGACGTGCGCGGCGCGCATCTCGGGCCTTACTGCTATCCCATTGCAATCGATCTTCTCGCGCGGGGCCTCGTCACCTCGGAAGGCATCGTCACCCATCGATATGGGCTCGAGGCGTGGGATGAGGCCATAAAGGTCGCGAGTTCGCTCGAATCCATCAAGGTGCTGATGCAACCGGAGAGCGGACGGTCCCTGCCATGA
- a CDS encoding (2Fe-2S)-binding protein, translating into MAERAALRAPRDGAGGEAMRIVRLAETARPAITFTLDGLKTEALVGDTLLVAILAADGRVRASEFGDGPRAGFCWMGACQDCWVTVQGRGRLRACSTPVEDGMKVIRT; encoded by the coding sequence ATGGCTGAGCGCGCGGCGCTGAGGGCACCCCGCGACGGGGCGGGCGGTGAGGCCATGCGGATCGTCCGCCTGGCCGAGACCGCCCGCCCTGCGATCACCTTCACGTTGGACGGTTTGAAGACGGAAGCGCTCGTCGGCGACACGCTGCTCGTCGCGATCCTCGCTGCCGATGGCCGTGTCCGCGCGAGTGAGTTTGGCGATGGTCCACGTGCCGGCTTCTGCTGGATGGGCGCATGCCAGGACTGCTGGGTCACCGTGCAGGGCAGGGGGCGCTTGCGCGCCTGCTCCACCCCCGTTGAGGACGGCATGAAGGTGATACGCACATGA
- a CDS encoding ABC transporter substrate-binding protein, which translates to MQLTRRSLIAAGIALPCLGTTRGFAAGKETLTFGLSAYPGAFSVWGQVGTAATTVKLMTHRGLLSFDHKGEIQPEIAESFARAGDAGWTFKLRDAVFHDGRPVTSADVKWSFEQIGQDNSTAYYRAVMQGVQAIETPDARTVTIVMKEPLSTLPLILAMPHMMIVPKNTVFERSTLPMGAGPYKLVRQERGVALDFERFDKFYKPGLPKMAKLRMVAYADETLRVSALKSGDVDLIEYVPWQAMAEIEADKKFKLETTLGPFMYLTFNGQSGPFADKRVRQAVAYGVKRDDIVKSAFFGRGGLLEGMPLAKESPFYDPATANHFAFDPAKAKALLAEAGHPNGFACKLLSNAQYGMHRSTAEVVQQSLAAIGIQAELNLPDYATYTTLGNRGQYDMAVVGNTADYNDPDGLASLIDGTLPVSFVRSFKLDVPEIHALLAEGRRTFEPEARKAVYKKLETAFLDQVPLAPLAWREQGYAMKTAVDGFVNLPSQLTFFSGMTLETTAIA; encoded by the coding sequence ATGCAGCTTACTCGCCGTAGTCTCATCGCCGCCGGCATCGCGCTCCCCTGCCTGGGAACGACGCGCGGCTTCGCGGCCGGCAAGGAAACCTTGACCTTCGGCCTCTCCGCCTATCCCGGCGCCTTCTCCGTGTGGGGACAGGTGGGCACCGCCGCCACCACCGTTAAGCTGATGACGCATCGCGGTCTCTTGTCCTTCGACCACAAGGGAGAGATCCAGCCCGAGATCGCCGAAAGCTTCGCGCGGGCGGGTGACGCCGGCTGGACCTTCAAGCTGCGCGACGCCGTCTTCCACGACGGGCGCCCGGTGACCTCGGCCGATGTGAAATGGAGCTTCGAGCAGATCGGTCAGGACAATTCCACCGCTTACTACCGCGCCGTGATGCAAGGCGTTCAGGCCATCGAGACGCCGGATGCGCGAACGGTGACCATCGTCATGAAGGAGCCATTGTCGACGCTGCCGCTCATCCTCGCCATGCCGCATATGATGATTGTGCCGAAGAACACGGTCTTCGAGCGCAGCACCCTGCCGATGGGCGCCGGCCCCTACAAGCTCGTCCGCCAGGAGCGCGGTGTCGCGTTGGATTTCGAGCGCTTCGACAAGTTCTACAAGCCGGGCCTGCCGAAGATGGCGAAGCTGCGCATGGTGGCCTACGCGGACGAGACCTTGCGGGTCTCCGCCCTGAAATCCGGGGATGTCGACCTGATCGAATACGTGCCCTGGCAGGCGATGGCGGAAATCGAGGCGGACAAGAAGTTCAAGCTGGAAACAACCCTCGGCCCGTTCATGTACCTGACCTTCAACGGTCAGTCCGGGCCCTTCGCCGATAAGCGCGTCCGCCAGGCTGTCGCCTATGGCGTGAAGCGTGACGATATCGTCAAGAGTGCGTTCTTCGGTCGTGGTGGGCTGCTGGAAGGGATGCCGCTGGCGAAGGAGAGCCCGTTCTATGACCCGGCGACCGCGAACCACTTCGCGTTCGATCCCGCGAAGGCCAAGGCTTTGCTTGCGGAGGCCGGCCATCCCAACGGTTTCGCCTGCAAACTGTTGTCCAACGCGCAATATGGCATGCACCGCTCGACCGCCGAGGTCGTCCAGCAAAGTCTCGCGGCGATCGGCATCCAGGCCGAGCTGAACCTGCCCGACTATGCGACCTATACGACACTCGGCAATCGTGGCCAGTACGATATGGCCGTAGTGGGCAACACGGCCGACTATAACGACCCCGACGGACTGGCCTCGCTGATCGACGGCACGCTGCCGGTGTCCTTCGTGCGAAGCTTCAAGCTCGATGTGCCGGAGATCCACGCGCTTCTCGCCGAAGGGCGGCGCACCTTCGAGCCGGAGGCACGCAAGGCCGTGTACAAGAAGCTCGAGACGGCCTTCCTCGACCAGGTGCCGCTGGCGCCGCTTGCCTGGCGCGAACAGGGTTATGCGATGAAGACCGCCGTCGATGGTTTCGTGAACCTGCCGAGCCAGCTCACGTTCTTCTCGGGCATGACGCTGGAAACGACCGCCATCGCCTGA
- a CDS encoding FAD-binding oxidoreductase: MSDVVVIGAGISGAASAYELAKAGLDVVLVDRFGPAAMASGWTLAGVRQSGRHPAELPLARAAVALWPTLASELDGETHYRRGGNLRLARTEAEATVIRQLVDEQSAAGLEITLLTTSADVRAVAPALSERVVCASLCPSDGSADAAASVAAFVRAAERLGATLRFGERVIRLQTERGRIAGVETDKGSIPARHVVVAAGIFGNELIAPFGLHVPLEVPMVTVLRSAPMRAMLEQVIGVANADCAGRQEHNGRFRVTSGLKSWPGGMLDVAGPEGIRPRVLPTAESIGEVVRLIGEVIPAFQGAEIEDIWSGLIDLTPDALPVIDVPEGAEGLVVAMGFSGHGFCLGPITGRIVRDLVVDKVTHLPIAPFGIDRFASLSGARAPATLHG; encoded by the coding sequence ATGAGCGACGTGGTCGTCATCGGGGCTGGCATCAGCGGCGCCGCGAGCGCCTATGAGCTGGCGAAGGCCGGGCTTGATGTCGTCCTTGTCGATCGCTTCGGTCCCGCCGCGATGGCATCGGGCTGGACGCTCGCCGGAGTGCGCCAGTCCGGCCGCCATCCGGCTGAATTACCGCTGGCACGGGCGGCCGTCGCGCTTTGGCCGACGCTGGCGAGTGAACTCGACGGCGAAACCCACTATCGCCGTGGCGGCAATCTGCGTCTTGCGCGGACCGAGGCGGAAGCGACGGTCATCCGCCAGTTGGTCGATGAGCAATCCGCCGCCGGGCTGGAGATTACGCTTCTTACGACTTCCGCCGACGTACGCGCCGTCGCGCCAGCGCTCTCGGAGCGGGTCGTCTGCGCTTCGCTGTGCCCGAGCGACGGCAGCGCCGATGCGGCCGCCAGCGTCGCGGCCTTCGTCAGGGCCGCCGAGCGCCTTGGCGCGACGCTGCGTTTCGGCGAACGGGTTATCAGGCTCCAGACCGAGCGGGGACGGATCGCGGGCGTCGAGACGGACAAGGGCAGCATTCCCGCCCGCCATGTCGTGGTGGCCGCGGGCATCTTCGGCAATGAACTGATCGCCCCCTTCGGCCTTCACGTGCCCCTTGAGGTCCCCATGGTCACCGTGCTGCGCTCGGCTCCCATGAGGGCCATGCTCGAACAGGTGATCGGCGTCGCCAATGCGGACTGTGCCGGCCGCCAGGAACACAACGGCCGCTTTCGTGTCACGAGCGGCTTGAAGAGCTGGCCGGGCGGGATGCTGGACGTGGCGGGGCCGGAGGGCATCAGGCCACGCGTGCTGCCGACGGCTGAGAGCATTGGGGAAGTCGTTCGTCTGATCGGTGAGGTCATCCCAGCCTTTCAAGGCGCCGAGATCGAGGACATCTGGTCCGGCCTGATCGATCTGACGCCGGATGCGCTGCCGGTGATCGACGTACCCGAGGGTGCCGAGGGGCTGGTCGTGGCCATGGGTTTTTCCGGGCACGGCTTCTGTCTCGGGCCCATCACCGGACGTATCGTGAGGGACCTTGTGGTGGACAAGGTGACACATCTGCCGATAGCGCCTTTCGGCATTGACCGCTTTGCCTCCCTGTCAGGAGCCCGCGCGCCGGCGACGCTGCACGGTTAG
- a CDS encoding ABC transporter permease — protein MTWFLRRIGVSVILIWIVASIVFLAIRMVPGDPAEILLSQGGIAPDPSLVAEIHSQLGLDKPLPVQYADRFVGLFRGDLGESLTDGTPVASEIMRRLPRTLELIAVSALLALIFGIPAGLIAANHPGGWLDRLSGWMSALGLSVPIFVVGTLLVLVFSQTLGLVPAGGYVPLWPDPARHFMLLAMPALTIALGLFPIIFRMTRASVLEVLQRDFVRTATAKGLSHGAIMSRHVLRNALMPVVTVLGLQLGTLLGGTVLVEYVFNFPGLSGLMVDAVNARDYPFVEGVVLVIAILFVLINLGVDLIYGVLDPRVRRS, from the coding sequence ATGACATGGTTTCTGCGCCGGATCGGCGTATCAGTCATCCTGATCTGGATCGTCGCCAGCATCGTTTTCCTGGCGATTCGCATGGTGCCGGGCGATCCGGCCGAGATTCTGCTGTCGCAGGGCGGTATCGCGCCGGATCCTTCGCTCGTCGCCGAGATCCATTCCCAGCTCGGGCTCGACAAGCCTTTGCCGGTCCAATACGCCGATCGCTTCGTCGGCCTCTTCCGCGGCGACTTGGGTGAAAGCCTCACGGATGGCACGCCGGTGGCCTCCGAGATCATGCGGCGTCTGCCACGCACGCTGGAACTCATTGCGGTATCGGCGCTTCTGGCGCTCATCTTCGGCATTCCCGCCGGGCTCATCGCCGCCAACCATCCCGGCGGCTGGCTCGATAGGCTGTCGGGCTGGATGTCGGCGCTTGGCTTGTCCGTGCCCATCTTCGTCGTGGGGACGCTGCTCGTCCTCGTGTTCTCGCAAACGCTGGGGCTCGTCCCGGCCGGCGGCTATGTACCGCTCTGGCCCGATCCCGCCCGTCATTTCATGCTGCTGGCCATGCCGGCCCTCACGATCGCGCTCGGCCTCTTTCCGATCATTTTCCGGATGACGCGGGCGTCCGTGCTGGAGGTTCTGCAGCGTGATTTCGTCCGCACCGCGACGGCGAAGGGTCTGTCGCATGGCGCGATCATGTCCCGGCATGTGTTGCGCAACGCCCTCATGCCAGTCGTCACCGTGCTCGGCCTGCAGCTCGGCACGCTTCTGGGCGGCACGGTGCTGGTCGAATACGTCTTCAATTTCCCTGGGCTGTCGGGACTGATGGTCGATGCCGTCAACGCGCGCGATTACCCCTTCGTGGAAGGGGTCGTTCTGGTCATCGCCATCCTGTTCGTTCTCATCAACCTTGGCGTCGACCTCATCTATGGCGTCCTCGATCCGCGGGTGCGACGCTCATGA
- a CDS encoding ABC transporter permease produces the protein MNRLRVPLFIAIAFVVVVLLVPVLGLQDPTAMDVAGRFAGPSAAHWLGQDEYGRDVFSRLLWGARISLFVALSASLIACVIGVTLGLLGGYLRGWAELFCIRSMDVVQCFPPLLLALLVVTLAGPGAGTLIPTLAIVYLPGFVRVTYAGVLQVRNQDYVDAMQVIGAGRTHIMLRTILPNIMGPVIVQVSLATAAAIMLESGLSFLGLGVVPPTPSWGLMIGAARATMAQSPLLLIWPCLALSLTVLLLNALCDGLRDVLDPRGRSPARAAFLKVAFFGRAPRVASQP, from the coding sequence ATGAACAGGCTACGCGTTCCCCTTTTCATCGCCATCGCATTTGTGGTCGTCGTGCTGCTTGTGCCCGTGCTCGGCCTTCAGGATCCGACCGCCATGGATGTCGCGGGCCGCTTCGCCGGCCCGTCCGCCGCCCATTGGCTGGGACAGGATGAGTATGGCCGCGACGTCTTCTCGCGCCTGCTCTGGGGCGCGCGCATCTCCCTGTTCGTGGCCCTCTCGGCGTCGCTCATCGCCTGCGTCATCGGTGTCACGCTGGGCCTTCTCGGCGGCTATCTCAGGGGCTGGGCGGAGTTGTTCTGTATCCGCAGCATGGACGTTGTGCAGTGCTTCCCGCCGCTCCTGCTCGCCCTCCTCGTCGTCACGTTGGCGGGGCCGGGCGCGGGCACGCTCATCCCCACGCTCGCGATCGTCTATCTGCCGGGCTTCGTGCGCGTGACCTATGCGGGCGTGCTGCAGGTGCGCAACCAGGACTATGTCGACGCCATGCAGGTCATCGGCGCGGGGCGCACGCACATCATGCTGCGCACCATACTTCCCAACATCATGGGGCCGGTAATCGTGCAGGTCAGCCTCGCGACCGCCGCGGCGATCATGCTGGAGTCGGGATTGTCCTTCCTCGGGCTCGGCGTGGTACCGCCGACGCCATCATGGGGACTGATGATCGGCGCGGCGCGCGCCACGATGGCGCAGTCGCCGCTCCTGCTGATCTGGCCCTGTCTCGCGCTGAGCCTGACCGTGCTGCTGCTGAACGCGCTCTGCGACGGCCTGCGGGATGTCCTCGATCCACGCGGGCGCTCCCCCGCGCGCGCGGCGTTTCTCAAGGTTGCGTTCTTCGGCCGCGCACCGCGCGTCGCCAGTCAGCCCTGA
- a CDS encoding AraC family transcriptional regulator has product MRICEACGQSGCEVDGRLDTSPDLEVVDVPRESSFKAWAHGYPFRTVRWHFHPEYEIHLVTETCGRSFIGDYIGTFEPGNLVMTGPNLPHNWISDIEKGQVVAQRGLVVQFTHEFIQACIATMPELRSLEPVLAASGSGVEFADGVGASVRPVIEQLLAASGPERISLFFHLLSVLRGSEFHQLASASYRSRPENYVAEPLNHVLDHIARNLCSDLRQAELAELSGFTPSAFSRAFKQHTGLTFVRYVNRLRIDRGCELLRNSEQGVADICFEVGFNNLSNFNRHFIALRGMPPSVFRRLHRQNATQFIDPSPHRMTIRSGATMAPDGVRSGQTIAPRR; this is encoded by the coding sequence GTGCGGATCTGCGAGGCCTGCGGCCAGTCCGGGTGTGAGGTGGATGGGCGGCTTGATACCTCACCGGATCTCGAAGTCGTCGATGTGCCGCGGGAAAGTTCCTTCAAGGCTTGGGCGCATGGCTACCCCTTTCGCACAGTGCGCTGGCATTTCCACCCGGAGTACGAGATCCATCTGGTAACGGAGACATGCGGGCGATCCTTCATCGGTGATTACATCGGCACCTTCGAACCGGGAAATCTCGTGATGACCGGTCCGAATCTTCCGCATAACTGGATCAGTGACATCGAAAAGGGACAGGTCGTCGCTCAACGCGGGCTTGTGGTACAATTCACTCACGAATTCATCCAGGCCTGCATCGCAACCATGCCGGAATTGCGGTCGCTGGAGCCTGTGCTCGCGGCCTCCGGCTCAGGGGTGGAATTCGCGGACGGGGTTGGCGCGTCGGTCCGACCGGTCATCGAACAACTGCTGGCGGCAAGCGGTCCGGAGCGCATCAGCCTGTTTTTCCATCTGCTCAGCGTCTTGCGCGGCTCGGAGTTCCACCAGCTTGCAAGCGCGAGCTACCGGTCGCGGCCTGAGAATTACGTCGCCGAACCGCTCAACCATGTGCTGGACCATATCGCGCGCAATCTCTGCAGTGATCTGCGGCAGGCGGAACTTGCGGAGCTCAGCGGCTTTACGCCGTCGGCTTTCTCGCGGGCCTTCAAACAACACACGGGTTTGACTTTCGTCCGCTACGTCAATCGCCTGCGCATCGATCGCGGCTGTGAATTGCTTCGTAACAGCGAGCAGGGCGTGGCTGACATCTGCTTCGAGGTCGGCTTCAATAATCTTTCGAATTTCAATCGTCATTTCATCGCGTTGCGTGGCATGCCGCCCTCCGTGTTCCGGCGCTTGCATCGGCAGAACGCGACACAGTTCATTGATCCATCGCCTCACCGGATGACCATCCGCTCCGGCGCAACAATGGCTCCGGACGGGGTTCGTAGCGGACAGACGATCGCACCACGGCGCTGA
- a CDS encoding FAD-binding oxidoreductase, producing the protein MSALSSLHDADVLIVGGGGAGTSAALHLALRGTKVVLLERGQIGGQASGVNYGGVRQQGRHPAELPIARRSREIWGRLPELIGSDAEFENTGHLKLARNADEEADLVAYLDVARDYGLPLHFMGNNEVHEAYPFLGPTIVAGSFAPEDGVANPRLLAPGIAHAARAAGAIIREFMNVDRIQHDGAGFMAEAGGETFRAPVMINTAGFWGGAIAERFGEPVPVAPFNPNMMVSEPMPYFIVPNLGVVGGNVYLRQTRRGNIVFGGGYGISDPSVPWSRPLPEVSREIMGLAIQLVPALVSATVIRSWTGIDGEMPDHIPVIGPSRTIPNLFHAFGFSGHGFQLGPAIGSILAELVLDGQTEIPLEAFRIDRFADTAAAVQ; encoded by the coding sequence ATGAGCGCCCTGTCCTCCCTCCATGATGCCGACGTGCTGATCGTCGGCGGTGGTGGCGCCGGCACTTCGGCGGCGCTGCATCTCGCGCTGCGCGGGACCAAGGTTGTCCTGCTCGAGCGCGGCCAGATCGGCGGCCAGGCCTCGGGCGTGAACTATGGTGGCGTGCGCCAGCAAGGACGGCATCCGGCGGAACTGCCGATAGCCCGGCGTTCACGGGAGATATGGGGGCGACTGCCCGAGCTCATCGGCAGTGATGCGGAATTCGAGAACACGGGCCACCTCAAGCTCGCCCGGAACGCCGATGAGGAGGCGGACCTCGTCGCATATCTCGATGTGGCGCGGGACTACGGGCTGCCGCTGCATTTCATGGGCAACAACGAGGTCCATGAGGCCTACCCGTTTCTTGGGCCGACGATCGTCGCGGGCTCCTTCGCGCCCGAGGATGGCGTGGCCAATCCGCGTCTGCTCGCGCCGGGTATCGCTCATGCGGCGCGTGCCGCCGGGGCCATCATTCGCGAGTTCATGAACGTCGACCGTATCCAGCATGACGGTGCGGGCTTCATGGCCGAGGCCGGCGGCGAAACCTTCCGCGCGCCCGTGATGATCAATACGGCAGGTTTTTGGGGCGGGGCGATCGCGGAGCGCTTCGGCGAGCCCGTGCCGGTTGCGCCCTTCAATCCGAACATGATGGTCTCGGAGCCAATGCCTTATTTCATCGTGCCCAATCTCGGTGTGGTCGGCGGCAACGTCTACCTCCGACAGACACGACGCGGCAACATCGTCTTCGGCGGCGGCTACGGCATCAGCGACCCGTCCGTGCCATGGTCGCGCCCCCTGCCGGAGGTCAGCCGCGAGATCATGGGACTGGCTATCCAGCTCGTGCCGGCACTCGTCTCAGCGACGGTCATCCGCTCGTGGACGGGCATCGACGGCGAGATGCCCGACCATATCCCCGTCATAGGGCCGAGCCGGACGATCCCCAACCTGTTCCATGCCTTCGGTTTTTCGGGACATGGGTTCCAGCTCGGTCCCGCCATCGGATCGATCCTCGCCGAGCTCGTCCTCGACGGCCAGACCGAAATTCCCCTGGAAGCGTTCCGTATCGATCGTTTTGCCGACACCGCCGCGGCGGTTCAGTGA